In Methylotenera mobilis JLW8, the following are encoded in one genomic region:
- the nusA gene encoding transcription termination factor NusA produces the protein MSREILLLVDALAHEKNVDKSVIFTALELALASATKKKHHDDADVRVAIDRESGEYQTFRRWQYVDYDLLENSAYQIDEEDERSKGLTIGDYYEEPLENLEFGRIGAQAAKQVILQKVREAEREQILQDFLARDEKLVTGVIKRMEKGNAIIEVGRIESLLPREQMIPKENLRVGDRVRAYLLRIERSGRGPQLILSRIIPEFLVRLFELEVPEIEEGLLEIRSAARDPGLRSKIAVKSNDQRLDPVGTCVGMRGSRVQAVTGELAGERVDIVLWSMEPAQFVINAMSPAEVSSIVVDEDAHSMDVVVEEEQLALAIGRSGQNVRLASELTGWTLNILTVDQAAQKNQEEYAGVSQLFMEKLDVDEEVAEILVQEGFSTLEEIAYVPLAEMNQIEAFDEDTVEELRKRARAALLTEAIAKEEKVEEAAEDLLTLEGMDDATAHQLAAKGISTMDDLAELAIDELVELTNMDEERAKTLIMTARAPWFK, from the coding sequence ATGAGTCGTGAAATTTTACTGTTGGTAGATGCCTTGGCGCATGAAAAAAACGTTGATAAAAGCGTTATCTTTACCGCGCTAGAGCTTGCTTTGGCTTCGGCTACAAAGAAAAAACATCACGATGATGCCGATGTGCGTGTGGCTATCGACCGCGAAAGTGGTGAGTACCAAACATTCAGACGTTGGCAGTATGTAGATTATGACTTATTAGAAAACTCTGCGTATCAAATTGATGAGGAAGATGAGCGCTCTAAAGGCTTAACTATCGGCGACTATTACGAAGAGCCTTTAGAAAACCTCGAGTTCGGTCGTATTGGCGCACAAGCTGCCAAGCAAGTGATTTTGCAAAAAGTACGTGAAGCTGAGCGTGAGCAAATCTTGCAAGACTTCTTAGCGCGCGACGAAAAGCTGGTGACCGGCGTAATCAAACGCATGGAAAAAGGTAATGCGATTATTGAAGTAGGTCGTATCGAGTCTTTACTGCCACGTGAGCAAATGATTCCAAAAGAGAACTTGCGTGTGGGTGACCGTGTGCGTGCTTACTTGCTGCGTATCGAGCGCAGCGGCCGTGGCCCGCAATTAATTTTGTCTAGAATTATCCCTGAGTTCTTGGTGCGCTTGTTCGAGTTGGAAGTGCCTGAAATTGAAGAGGGCTTGTTAGAGATTCGCTCTGCTGCTCGCGATCCTGGCTTGCGTTCAAAAATTGCAGTAAAAAGCAATGATCAGCGCCTAGACCCAGTGGGTACTTGTGTAGGTATGCGCGGTTCACGTGTACAGGCGGTGACTGGTGAGTTGGCTGGTGAGCGTGTGGATATCGTGTTGTGGAGCATGGAGCCAGCACAGTTTGTGATTAATGCAATGTCGCCAGCTGAAGTGTCTAGCATCGTGGTTGATGAAGATGCGCATAGCATGGATGTCGTGGTGGAAGAAGAGCAGTTGGCACTAGCCATTGGTCGTAGCGGCCAAAACGTGCGTTTGGCTTCAGAGCTGACCGGCTGGACATTGAACATCTTAACTGTTGATCAGGCTGCACAGAAAAACCAAGAAGAGTACGCTGGTGTGAGTCAATTGTTTATGGAAAAACTAGACGTTGATGAAGAAGTGGCTGAAATTCTAGTGCAAGAAGGCTTTAGCACCTTGGAAGAAATTGCTTATGTACCATTAGCTGAAATGAACCAAATCGAAGCTTTTGATGAAGATACTGTGGAAGAGTTGCGTAAACGTGCTCGTGCTGCATTGTTGACAGAAGCCATCGCTAAAGAAGAAAAAGTGGAAGAGGCTGCAGAAGACTTGTTGACGCTAGAAGGTATGGATGATGCAACTGCACATCAACTAGCAGCAAAAGGCATCTCAACTATGGACGATTTGGCCGAGCTAGCAATTGATGAGTTGGTTGAGTTAACCAATATGGACGAAGAGCGCGCAAAAACACTAATCATGACAGCTCGCGCGCCTTGGTTTAAATAA
- the infB gene encoding translation initiation factor IF-2, with protein sequence MAQTTVEQFAGELKLPTALLLEQLKSAGVHKTSAEDELSEHDKAALLDHLRKEHGTIAPKNKITLTRKSSTEIKKTDNSGKARTIQVEVRKKRVIEQREDAGLPEEEMLEEVAVEALAEAEEAPVELAAPVVEAPVEVVAEPESVVVEAPVAPVVEPEPEVVAPVEAETPAAPEPEKVVVRQQTISRKDLLGAEEIALREQEAKRHATLLALQAEDKRKKEELAQRRLDEEARKLAEAEAAKAKAAKLSEGTLHKPAVKEGAEKPAVKDAKKGKGNNKEWTDAENKKRGLKTRGDVAGGKAGWRAPKGKGGKHHDDEQQHAFTAPTEPLVYEVLVPETITVADLAHKMSVKSGEVIKTLMGMGMMVTINQVLDQETAIIIVEEMGHKAQAAAPNDPDAFIEETDHAEAVMETRPPVVTVMGHVDHGKTSLLDYIRRSRVATGEAGGITQHIGAYHVETPSGMVTFLDTPGHEAFTAMRARGAKATDIVILVVSADDGVMPQTIEAIHHAKAAGVPLVVAINKIDKPDADPERVKMELVSQEVVPEDFGGDTMFRAVSAKTGQGIDDLLEAVLLQAEVLELQAPKNTPAKGLVIEGRLDKGRGSVATILVQSGTLKRGDMILAGTTFGKVRAMLDETGKDVQEAGPSMPVEILGLSDVPSAGEEVIVLNDERKAREIALFRQGKYRDVKLAKQQAAKLENMFEQMESGEVQTLGLIIKSDVQGSYEALATSLQKLSTSEVKVNIIHTGVGAISESDVNLAAASKAVLIGFSVRADSGARKLIDTLGVDVRYYNIIYEAVDEIKAALGGMLAPEQKESMIGTVEVREVFRISKIGAIAGCYVQDGMIKRNSKVRILRNNVIVHTGELDSLKRFKDDVKEVKNNFECGLSLKGYNDIEVGDILEVYEMIEVARTL encoded by the coding sequence ATGGCACAAACAACCGTAGAACAATTTGCCGGCGAATTAAAGCTGCCAACGGCATTGTTATTAGAACAGCTTAAAAGTGCTGGCGTGCATAAAACAAGCGCAGAAGATGAGTTGAGTGAACATGATAAAGCAGCATTGCTGGATCATTTGCGTAAAGAGCACGGCACGATTGCTCCTAAAAACAAAATTACCCTCACACGTAAATCAAGCACGGAAATTAAAAAAACCGATAACAGCGGTAAAGCGCGCACCATTCAGGTAGAAGTGCGTAAAAAACGCGTGATTGAGCAACGCGAAGACGCGGGCCTGCCTGAAGAAGAGATGTTAGAAGAAGTGGCGGTTGAGGCGTTGGCTGAAGCTGAAGAGGCGCCGGTTGAATTGGCTGCGCCAGTTGTTGAAGCGCCAGTAGAGGTGGTGGCCGAGCCTGAATCTGTGGTGGTTGAAGCACCTGTAGCCCCAGTGGTGGAGCCAGAGCCAGAAGTTGTTGCTCCTGTGGAGGCTGAAACACCAGCTGCACCTGAACCAGAAAAAGTGGTGGTTAGACAGCAAACGATTAGCCGCAAAGACTTGCTTGGCGCTGAAGAAATCGCGTTACGTGAGCAAGAGGCTAAACGCCATGCTACCTTGCTTGCATTGCAAGCTGAAGATAAGCGCAAAAAAGAAGAGTTGGCGCAACGCCGTCTAGACGAGGAAGCGAGAAAGCTGGCAGAAGCTGAAGCAGCGAAAGCGAAGGCTGCTAAACTTTCAGAAGGTACCTTGCACAAGCCTGCGGTAAAAGAAGGTGCTGAAAAGCCAGCTGTGAAAGATGCGAAAAAAGGTAAAGGCAACAATAAAGAGTGGACCGATGCCGAGAACAAAAAACGTGGATTAAAAACACGTGGTGATGTGGCGGGCGGTAAAGCTGGCTGGCGTGCGCCGAAAGGCAAAGGCGGCAAGCATCATGATGATGAGCAGCAACACGCATTTACTGCGCCAACTGAGCCGTTGGTGTACGAGGTGTTGGTGCCTGAAACCATTACTGTGGCTGATCTTGCACACAAAATGTCGGTTAAGTCTGGTGAAGTGATTAAAACCCTGATGGGCATGGGTATGATGGTAACTATCAACCAAGTGCTAGACCAAGAAACTGCAATTATTATCGTGGAAGAAATGGGCCATAAAGCTCAGGCGGCAGCACCAAATGATCCGGATGCGTTTATCGAGGAAACCGACCATGCTGAAGCAGTGATGGAAACGCGCCCACCAGTGGTTACTGTAATGGGTCACGTTGACCATGGTAAAACTTCATTGCTGGACTATATCCGTCGCAGCCGTGTGGCGACTGGCGAGGCCGGCGGCATTACCCAGCACATCGGTGCTTACCACGTAGAAACCCCTAGCGGTATGGTGACGTTCCTGGATACCCCAGGCCATGAAGCGTTTACTGCGATGCGTGCTCGTGGTGCAAAGGCAACCGATATCGTGATTCTAGTTGTGTCAGCAGATGATGGCGTGATGCCGCAAACTATTGAGGCGATTCACCATGCGAAGGCAGCGGGTGTGCCGCTCGTGGTGGCAATCAACAAGATTGATAAGCCGGATGCAGACCCAGAGCGCGTAAAAATGGAGTTGGTAAGTCAGGAAGTGGTGCCTGAGGACTTTGGTGGCGACACCATGTTCCGTGCAGTATCCGCCAAAACCGGTCAAGGCATTGATGACTTGCTGGAAGCTGTGTTGTTGCAAGCTGAAGTGTTGGAATTGCAAGCACCAAAAAATACACCGGCAAAAGGCTTGGTGATTGAAGGTCGTCTAGATAAGGGTCGCGGTTCTGTGGCAACTATTCTAGTACAGTCTGGTACCTTGAAACGTGGTGATATGATTTTAGCAGGCACTACTTTTGGTAAAGTGCGTGCGATGCTGGATGAAACCGGTAAGGATGTTCAAGAAGCAGGCCCATCTATGCCAGTAGAAATTCTAGGGTTGTCTGATGTGCCAAGCGCGGGTGAAGAAGTCATTGTATTGAATGACGAACGCAAAGCGCGCGAAATTGCATTGTTCCGTCAAGGTAAATACCGTGATGTGAAACTTGCTAAACAGCAAGCGGCAAAACTGGAAAACATGTTCGAGCAAATGGAGTCCGGTGAAGTGCAAACCTTGGGCTTGATTATCAAGTCTGATGTACAGGGTTCGTATGAAGCGTTGGCGACTAGCTTGCAAAAACTATCTACCAGTGAAGTGAAGGTCAATATCATTCACACTGGCGTGGGTGCGATCAGCGAGTCTGATGTGAACTTGGCAGCAGCGTCTAAAGCCGTGTTGATCGGTTTCAGTGTGCGTGCAGACTCTGGCGCACGTAAGTTGATTGATACCTTGGGCGTGGATGTACGTTACTACAATATTATTTACGAAGCAGTAGACGAAATCAAAGCGGCGCTAGGTGGCATGTTGGCACCAGAGCAAAAAGAGAGCATGATTGGTACTGTAGAAGTGCGTGAAGTGTTCCGTATTTCTAAGATTGGTGCGATTGCCGGTTGTTATGTACAAGACGGTATGATTAAACGTAACTCTAAAGTACGTATCTTGCGTAACAACGTGATTGTGCATACTGGTGAGCTGGATTCACTCAAACGCTTTAAAGATGATGTTAAAGAAGTTAAAAACAATTTCGAGTGCGGTCTGTCATTGAAGGGTTACAACGATATCGAAGTCGGAGATATCTTGGAAGTGTATGAAATGATTGAGGTGGCCCGTACGCTATAA
- the rbfA gene encoding 30S ribosome-binding factor RbfA, whose translation MAKDFSRSHRVAEQMQREIADLLMFEIKDPRVGMITVTAVEVTGDMAHAKIFYSAAKQSDSTQQGLEKSAGFLRTQLAKRMLLRTVPQLHFVYDASIDNGMMMSKLIDEAIASDKTKS comes from the coding sequence ATGGCAAAAGATTTTTCACGTAGCCACCGAGTGGCTGAACAAATGCAGCGCGAAATTGCGGATTTGCTGATGTTCGAAATTAAAGACCCGCGTGTTGGCATGATTACCGTTACTGCAGTTGAGGTGACAGGTGACATGGCGCACGCTAAGATTTTCTACAGTGCAGCTAAGCAAAGCGATAGTACACAGCAGGGCTTGGAAAAGTCTGCCGGCTTTTTGCGTACGCAGTTGGCAAAGCGCATGTTGCTGCGCACGGTGCCGCAATTACACTTTGTGTATGATGCCTCAATCGATAACGGCATGATGATGTCTAAATTGATTGATGAAGCGATTGCTTCAGATAAAACCAAGTCTTAA
- the truB gene encoding tRNA pseudouridine(55) synthase TruB, whose protein sequence is MQFKRVKKNINGILLLDKPLGFSSNQALQRVKWLLQAAKAGHTGTLDPLATGLLPLCFGEATKFAHYLTDADKTYHATIKLGITTTTGDAEGEVLQQMPVQVSAAQFRQACLRFIGTIQQVPPMYSALKHEGKALYEYAREGIEIERKVRTVNIHNIEVLSFAGDVAEITVTCSKGTYIRTLAEDIGASLGCGAHLIGLRRTYTAGYDIAQAVTLAQFEAMTAEERLAILAAPDSAVDDLPAIVLDADSAFYLMQGQAVWQSGKVPAGLLRLYDERQVFLGLGEQQSDGKIAPKRLMQQVNN, encoded by the coding sequence TTGCAATTCAAACGAGTCAAAAAAAATATCAACGGCATTTTGTTATTAGATAAGCCTTTGGGCTTTTCTTCTAACCAAGCTTTACAGCGGGTAAAGTGGCTATTGCAGGCCGCGAAAGCTGGACACACCGGCACGCTTGACCCTCTGGCCACTGGTTTGTTGCCGCTGTGTTTTGGTGAAGCTACCAAGTTTGCACACTATCTCACCGATGCTGACAAAACTTATCATGCCACGATTAAATTAGGTATTACCACCACCACTGGCGATGCGGAAGGTGAAGTGCTACAGCAAATGCCCGTACAAGTGAGCGCCGCGCAGTTTAGGCAGGCATGCTTGCGATTTATCGGCACCATTCAGCAGGTGCCACCTATGTATTCTGCCTTAAAGCACGAGGGCAAGGCCCTGTACGAATATGCGCGTGAAGGCATAGAGATTGAGCGCAAAGTGCGTACCGTTAATATCCACAACATTGAGGTGCTGAGCTTTGCTGGCGATGTGGCGGAAATTACAGTTACTTGCAGTAAGGGCACTTATATTCGTACGCTGGCAGAGGATATTGGTGCCAGCTTGGGCTGCGGAGCGCATTTGATTGGTTTACGCAGAACCTATACCGCTGGTTACGATATTGCCCAAGCCGTCACTTTGGCGCAATTTGAAGCGATGACAGCAGAAGAGCGCTTGGCAATTTTAGCTGCGCCAGATAGCGCCGTGGATGATTTACCGGCTATCGTGCTGGATGCAGATAGTGCTTTTTATTTAATGCAGGGGCAAGCGGTGTGGCAAAGTGGCAAAGTGCCGGCCGGGTTGCTGCGTCTGTATGATGAGCGACAGGTGTTTCTGGGCTTGGGTGAGCAGCAAAGTGATGGCAAGATTGCACCTAAGCGCTTGATGCAGCAAGTAAATAATTAA
- the rpsO gene encoding 30S ribosomal protein S15, translated as MAVTAQDTAKIVAEYQRAPNDTASPEVQVALLTNRISYLTEHFKSNKKDNHSRRGLLALVSQRRSLLDYLKRKDASRYQTLIQRLGLRK; from the coding sequence ATGGCAGTTACAGCACAAGACACCGCGAAAATCGTTGCAGAATATCAACGCGCACCAAATGATACAGCTAGCCCAGAAGTGCAAGTTGCACTTTTAACTAACCGTATCTCTTATCTAACAGAGCACTTCAAGTCTAACAAAAAAGATAACCACTCACGTCGTGGTTTGTTAGCATTAGTTAGCCAACGTCGTAGCTTGTTAGACTATCTAAAACGTAAAGACGCTAGCCGTTATCAAACTTTGATTCAACGTTTAGGTCTGCGTAAGTAA
- the pnp gene encoding polyribonucleotide nucleotidyltransferase — protein sequence MFNKFTKSIQYGAHTLTLETGEISRQADAAVMVSYGDTVVLVAVTSKREVKAGQDFFPLTVDYMEKTYAAGKIPGGFFKREGRPSEKETLTSRLIDRPLRPLFPEAFYNEVQVVATVLSSDPEIDADIPAIIGASAAMSLSGIPYYGPLGAARVGYINDEYVLNPTKAQLEETELDLVVAATESAVMMVESEAKELSEEVMLGAVVYGHEQMQAVIKMISELAAEAGKDAWDWVAPEPDTALIEKVASLAAADINAAFQIKAKGARSAKLEEITSRVLAELITEETSTTEANKIKNEIFNLEAKTVRSQILNGEPRIDGRDTRTVRPISIRTGVLPRTHGSALFTRGETQALVVATLGTGRDEQIIDALQGEYADRFMLHYNMPPYATGETGRVGTPKRREIGHGRLAKRALVAALPAKEDFDYTMRVVSEITESNGSSSMASVCGGCLALMDAGVPMKNHVAGIAMGLIKEGNRVAVLTDILGDEDHLGDMDFKVAGTEDGITALQMDIKITGITAQIMQVALAQAKEGRAHILGIMKQAVSGANTEMSQFAPRIITMKINPEKIRDVIGKGGAVIRALTEETGTTIDIEDDGTVKIACTSSEQGAEAQRRIAEITAEVEVGQTYEGTVIKLLDFGAIVTLIPGKDGLLHISQIAHQRVNAVADFLKEGDVVKVKVVEADEKGRVRLSMKALIDPPAAEAKAETEADE from the coding sequence ATGTTTAATAAATTTACTAAAAGTATTCAATACGGCGCGCATACGCTAACCCTTGAAACCGGTGAAATCTCACGCCAAGCAGATGCTGCGGTGATGGTGAGCTACGGTGACACGGTAGTGTTAGTGGCCGTAACCAGCAAGCGTGAAGTTAAAGCCGGTCAGGACTTCTTCCCTTTGACTGTAGACTACATGGAAAAAACCTATGCTGCGGGCAAAATCCCAGGTGGTTTTTTCAAACGCGAGGGCCGTCCTTCAGAAAAGGAAACGTTGACTAGCCGTTTGATCGATCGTCCATTACGTCCTCTGTTCCCAGAAGCGTTCTATAACGAAGTGCAAGTGGTGGCAACTGTGTTGTCATCAGACCCTGAAATCGATGCGGATATTCCTGCAATTATCGGTGCATCTGCGGCAATGTCATTATCTGGTATTCCATACTATGGTCCACTAGGTGCTGCACGTGTTGGTTATATCAACGATGAGTATGTATTAAACCCAACTAAAGCCCAGTTGGAAGAAACTGAGTTGGACTTGGTTGTTGCAGCAACTGAAAGTGCTGTAATGATGGTGGAATCTGAAGCTAAAGAGTTGTCAGAAGAAGTGATGCTAGGCGCAGTTGTTTATGGTCACGAGCAAATGCAAGCTGTGATTAAAATGATTAGCGAATTAGCTGCTGAAGCGGGTAAAGATGCTTGGGACTGGGTTGCGCCAGAGCCAGACACTGCATTGATTGAGAAAGTAGCAAGCTTGGCTGCTGCTGATATCAATGCTGCTTTCCAAATTAAAGCTAAAGGCGCACGTTCAGCTAAGTTAGAAGAAATCACCAGCCGTGTATTGGCTGAGTTGATTACAGAAGAAACTTCAACCACTGAAGCCAACAAAATTAAAAATGAAATCTTTAATTTAGAAGCTAAAACTGTACGTAGCCAAATTCTAAATGGCGAGCCGCGTATTGACGGTCGTGATACACGCACTGTGCGTCCTATCAGCATCCGTACTGGCGTATTGCCGCGCACTCACGGTTCTGCATTGTTCACCCGTGGTGAAACACAGGCTTTGGTTGTAGCAACTTTAGGTACAGGCCGTGATGAGCAAATCATCGACGCGCTGCAAGGTGAGTATGCAGACCGCTTTATGTTGCATTACAACATGCCTCCGTACGCAACTGGTGAAACTGGCCGTGTAGGTACGCCAAAACGCCGCGAAATCGGCCATGGTCGTTTAGCTAAGCGCGCTTTGGTAGCTGCATTGCCAGCTAAAGAAGATTTCGATTACACCATGCGTGTGGTTTCTGAAATTACAGAATCTAACGGTTCAAGCTCTATGGCTTCCGTATGTGGTGGCTGTTTGGCATTGATGGACGCTGGTGTGCCGATGAAAAATCACGTTGCAGGTATTGCGATGGGTTTGATCAAAGAAGGTAATCGCGTAGCGGTATTGACTGACATTTTAGGTGATGAAGATCACTTGGGTGATATGGACTTTAAAGTAGCTGGTACAGAAGATGGTATCACTGCGTTGCAAATGGACATTAAAATCACCGGCATCACTGCACAAATTATGCAAGTGGCTCTAGCGCAAGCTAAAGAAGGTCGCGCGCATATCTTGGGTATCATGAAGCAAGCGGTGAGTGGCGCTAATACAGAAATGTCACAATTTGCACCACGCATCATCACCATGAAGATCAATCCTGAGAAAATCCGTGATGTAATCGGTAAAGGTGGCGCGGTTATTCGTGCTTTAACTGAAGAAACCGGCACTACGATTGATATCGAAGATGACGGTACAGTGAAAATTGCATGCACAAGCTCAGAGCAAGGTGCGGAAGCGCAACGTCGCATTGCAGAAATCACTGCTGAAGTGGAAGTTGGCCAAACTTACGAAGGTACTGTGATCAAGTTGCTTGATTTCGGTGCAATCGTAACATTGATTCCAGGTAAAGATGGCTTGCTACACATTTCACAAATCGCACATCAACGCGTAAATGCAGTTGCTGACTTCTTGAAAGAGGGCGATGTAGTGAAGGTGAAAGTGGTTGAGGCTGATGAGAAAGGCCGTGTACGTCTAAGCATGAAAGCTTTGATTGACCCGCCAGCTGCAGAAGCTAAAGCTGAAACAGAAGCTGACGAGTAA
- the dksA gene encoding RNA polymerase-binding protein DksA — MADVISKQFTPYQPKPDEEYMSKAQLNHFRSILNDWKAELSEELDRTVHTMQDEVTMFADPNDRASQESDMTLELRNRDRERKLIKKIDETLRNIEHDEYGYCEGCGIEIGLKRLEARPTATLCIDCKTLDELRERQVAK, encoded by the coding sequence ATGGCAGATGTAATTAGTAAGCAATTCACGCCTTATCAGCCGAAGCCTGATGAAGAATACATGAGCAAGGCTCAACTCAACCACTTTCGTTCAATTTTAAATGACTGGAAAGCTGAGTTAAGCGAAGAACTCGACCGCACCGTGCACACCATGCAGGATGAAGTGACGATGTTTGCTGACCCGAACGATAGAGCCAGCCAAGAATCTGACATGACGTTGGAGTTACGCAACCGCGATCGCGAGCGCAAACTCATTAAGAAAATTGATGAAACCCTACGCAATATTGAGCACGATGAGTACGGCTACTGCGAAGGCTGCGGCATTGAAATTGGCCTGAAACGTCTGGAGGCGCGTCCTACTGCTACCCTATGCATAGACTGCAAAACGCTAGACGAACTAAGAGAACGTCAAGTAGCTAAATAA
- the folD gene encoding bifunctional methylenetetrahydrofolate dehydrogenase/methenyltetrahydrofolate cyclohydrolase FolD, with product MTAQIINGKAIADNLLDSIKERINQRLLANKRAPGLAVILLGEDPASAIYVRNKRLACEKVGIRSVAYNLPASTTEQELLTLITQLNQDNTIDGILVQSPLPPQIEEEHIIECISPSKDVDGFHPYNIGRLAVRQPTLRSCTPFGVIKMLEAIGINPMGLDALVVGVSNHVGRPMGLELLLAGCTVTSCHRHTKDLAKMVAQADIVVAAAGKPGLIKGEWIKPGAIVIDIGINRLEDGRICGDVDFTVAKERAGWITPVPGGVGPMTVATLMENTLLSLELSEQGGAI from the coding sequence ATGACTGCTCAAATTATCAATGGCAAAGCAATTGCCGACAATTTATTAGACTCAATCAAAGAAAGAATCAACCAACGCCTGTTAGCCAACAAACGAGCGCCAGGTCTTGCGGTTATCTTGTTAGGCGAGGATCCCGCCTCCGCCATCTATGTGCGTAACAAACGTCTAGCTTGCGAAAAAGTGGGCATTCGCTCCGTTGCCTATAACTTGCCAGCATCGACTACTGAACAAGAATTACTCACCTTAATCACACAGCTAAACCAAGACAACACGATAGACGGTATTCTGGTGCAGTCACCACTGCCGCCGCAAATCGAAGAAGAACACATCATTGAATGTATTAGTCCGAGCAAAGATGTAGACGGCTTTCACCCATACAATATTGGACGATTGGCAGTACGCCAACCTACGCTACGCTCATGCACACCATTTGGCGTGATTAAAATGTTAGAAGCTATCGGCATCAACCCAATGGGGCTGGATGCATTGGTCGTTGGCGTATCCAACCATGTGGGTCGCCCGATGGGTCTAGAGCTTCTGCTAGCCGGCTGCACCGTGACCAGTTGCCACCGCCATACCAAAGACCTGGCTAAAATGGTTGCACAGGCTGACATCGTGGTTGCAGCTGCCGGCAAGCCTGGCTTAATCAAAGGCGAGTGGATCAAGCCGGGAGCCATTGTCATTGATATCGGCATCAACCGCCTGGAGGATGGCCGTATTTGTGGTGATGTAGATTTCACCGTAGCAAAAGAACGCGCTGGCTGGATTACCCCGGTACCAGGTGGCGTTGGCCCGATGACCGTTGCCACCCTGATGGAGAATACATTACTCTCCTTGGAACTTAGCGAACAAGGCGGTGCAATTTAA
- a CDS encoding DUF6538 domain-containing protein yields the protein MYYIRLLVPKKLVPYTHHQKIIYSLKTKDRSVAYVRALKINLAFEEWLKSMAIDDSKRFPELKVEHEGTTYDFNLDSPAEKAAYDGLVERIGMKVPKAIVPPPKLYSLDDGFKSWKSATYKVYSEGTRNAYYPRVVKFIDYARSKKITDVEAVKKTFATAYRDHINIEEASPLTVDNHTKAIKQFFDYLIKIEEYRFENPFANLHLVKKSQLKSVTDSYVRFRPEEIGRLFEVEGYFKRFKKPDLFYSPLIALTMGLRLEEVAQLRVTDIYDSDGTWVIDINEYGDDKELKTESSKRILPIPRFMLKTNFLDYHAYVLKTYGEDSHLYPYLIKTKNGYGKNVGYNFTKHKQELIKVDEELKTFHSLRKTLSAKMDDAKYPSHLRKSILGHHIEFDITNETYGSEEAGAKSKEHFSLSYMLTHLNQIEHGVDFGEFHFDFESDGFMYDLVRSMKRKAAKKAFEAEKKKAASQ from the coding sequence ATGTATTACATACGCCTGCTGGTGCCTAAAAAGCTCGTTCCCTATACTCACCATCAAAAAATCATTTATAGTCTTAAAACCAAGGATAGAAGTGTTGCTTACGTCCGGGCATTAAAGATTAATCTTGCATTTGAAGAGTGGCTTAAAAGTATGGCGATAGACGATAGCAAAAGATTCCCAGAGCTTAAAGTTGAACATGAGGGTACTACGTATGACTTTAACCTTGATAGTCCAGCAGAAAAGGCTGCTTATGATGGTTTAGTCGAGCGGATAGGTATGAAAGTACCAAAAGCTATAGTACCCCCTCCAAAATTGTATTCGTTGGATGACGGCTTTAAAAGCTGGAAGAGCGCAACTTATAAAGTTTATTCTGAAGGTACACGCAATGCTTACTACCCTAGAGTGGTTAAGTTCATCGATTATGCGCGTTCAAAGAAAATCACAGATGTAGAAGCTGTGAAAAAAACATTCGCTACTGCTTATAGAGACCATATCAATATTGAAGAAGCCAGCCCACTTACAGTTGATAACCACACCAAAGCGATCAAGCAGTTTTTTGACTACTTAATTAAAATTGAAGAGTATCGATTTGAAAATCCATTTGCCAATTTACATTTAGTAAAAAAATCACAGTTAAAGTCGGTCACAGATAGCTATGTGCGTTTTAGACCAGAAGAGATTGGCAGGTTGTTCGAAGTTGAAGGTTATTTCAAACGCTTTAAAAAGCCAGATTTGTTCTACTCTCCCCTGATAGCACTAACGATGGGACTCAGATTGGAAGAGGTTGCACAGCTTCGCGTGACAGATATTTATGATAGCGATGGTACCTGGGTTATTGATATCAATGAATATGGGGATGACAAAGAGCTAAAAACTGAGTCATCAAAACGCATCTTACCAATCCCTAGATTTATGCTTAAAACTAACTTTCTGGATTATCACGCATATGTTCTGAAAACTTATGGTGAAGACTCCCATTTATATCCGTATCTCATCAAAACGAAAAATGGATACGGTAAAAATGTAGGATATAACTTTACAAAGCATAAGCAAGAGCTGATTAAAGTGGATGAGGAGTTGAAAACGTTCCACAGCTTAAGAAAAACGCTCAGTGCCAAAATGGATGATGCAAAATACCCATCACATTTACGCAAGTCTATTCTTGGGCATCATATTGAGTTCGATATCACTAACGAGACTTATGGAAGTGAAGAGGCTGGGGCTAAAAGTAAGGAACATTTTTCCTTAAGTTATATGCTGACACACCTCAACCAAATTGAGCATGGTGTGGATTTTGGCGAATTTCATTTTGACTTTGAGTCAGATGGTTTTATGTATGACTTAGTCAGGAGTATGAAAAGAAAAGCAGCAAAGAAAGCGTTCGAGGCAGAAAAGAAGAAGGCAGCCAGCCAGTAG